The genomic segment TAATCTTTAACGCCGTGGAACCTCACCCAAGGAAGAAGATATTCACCATCTTCTTTATAATAAGGTTGATGCATATGCCATAGAAAAGCAACTCGTATCGGTTCCATTCTTTTCTTTAGTTTTGTTTAGTTTCATCTTATTATTTATCGGCACAGGTTTTAATTTAGCAAAATTATCACCTAATTATCAACCATTTCGGCAAATCTGGTAAAATTGATTTTGACTATTTAATTGTTTAACTTATCAAAAAGTTCAACGAAACTTTTTAAGTCAATGGCTGAACCCAGGATTGAAAATGTTAAAGTTAACGATGCCGAGACCTACGAGAAAGAGATGAGTTTTTGGGAGCATCTTGAGGAGTTGAGGTCAAGAATTATAAAATCTTTGCTTGGGATTGTTGTCGGCGTTGTAATTTGTGCTTTTTTTAGCGATACGATAGTTAATGGGATTTTAATTGTGCCAGCTAAGAAAGCAGGTTTTACTCTCCAAAATCTAAAGCCGTATGGACAGTTTATGCTTTATATGCAGGTGGTTATAATTTCTGGCTTTGTTTTAAGTTTGCCTTTTACACTTTATCAATTTTGGAAATTCGTTGAGCCAGGTTTATTGCCGAGGGAGAAGAAATATGTACTTTGGATCGTTGCTTTTTCATCATTGTGTTTTTTTGCGGGGATCATTTTTTCATATTTCGTGGTGCTTCCGATTTCATTGAGATTTTTCGCAGGATTTGGTAGCCAGGAGATTCAAAATATAATTGCGATAAATGAATATATGAGTTTCGTAATTGGTCTTATGCTTGCTTCCGGGGTTGTTTTTGAATTGCCAATGCTTTCATTTTTCCTTGGAAGAATCGGGATATTGACGCCAGCTTTTATGAGGCATTACAGAAAACATGCTGTTGTTGTTATTTTGATTATAGCTGCACTTTTAACGCCAGGACCTGATATCGCAAGCCAAGCTACCCTTGCGATACCGCTTTATCTGCTTTACGAGCTTAGCATATTGATTGTTCATTTAACAGGTAAAAAAACTGGACTTTAAAAACAAAGAATGGTTCCAAATGTGAATTTAGCTGAAATAATACAACCTATAAAAGACGAACTTATTGAATTTGAACGCTCCTTTAAAAAGGCGATGTTTTCAAAAGTAAAGCTTCTTAACATAATTGCTCACTATATTTTAAGGCAAAAAGGGAAAAGAATCAGACCAACCCTCGTGCTTTTATCTGCGAAGCTCGCTGGTGAAATAAACGAATCAACTTATCATGCAGCTACTCTCGTTGAACTTCTTCACACAGCTACACTTGTTCATGATGATGTGGTTGATGAATCAGATATGAGAAGGGGCTTCCCATCTTTGAACGCGATATGGGGAAATAAGGTTTCGGTTCTCGTTGGCGATTTCTTCCTTGCGCAAGGATTGCTTATATCTTTGAGACATAAAGAATATAAATTCCTTCACATAACAAGTGAAGCAGTTCGTAGGATGAGCGAAGGTGAATTGCTTGAGATCCAAAACGCTAAGGCAAGCAATATAGATGAGGAAATGTATTTCAGGATAATTTCCGATAAAACTGCTTCTTTAATTGCAGCATGTTGTGAGCTTGGTGCAGCGAGCACAACTGATGACGAGATTGTGATAGATAAGCTCAAAAACTACGGAGAAAATCTCGGTATAGCATTTCAGCTAAGGGACGATTTACTTGATTATATGGGTGATAGTAGTATTACTGGAAAACCGATAGGATCTGATATAAAAGACGGAAAGATAACATTACCTTTGATCTATGCTCTTAAAAATTCTTCCCGCAAGGAATCCCGCCGTGTGATAAAAATCATAAAAAATAATCCCAAAATTAAGGACATTTATTATGTAATTGACTTTGTGCGAAGTTATGGCGGTATTGAGTATACGCTAAAGATTGCTGAAGATTATCTTGATAGGGCGAAACACTTCATCAGTGATTTTCCTGAATC from the Candidatus Kryptonium sp. genome contains:
- a CDS encoding polyprenyl synthetase family protein, whose translation is MVPNVNLAEIIQPIKDELIEFERSFKKAMFSKVKLLNIIAHYILRQKGKRIRPTLVLLSAKLAGEINESTYHAATLVELLHTATLVHDDVVDESDMRRGFPSLNAIWGNKVSVLVGDFFLAQGLLISLRHKEYKFLHITSEAVRRMSEGELLEIQNAKASNIDEEMYFRIISDKTASLIAACCELGAASTTDDEIVIDKLKNYGENLGIAFQLRDDLLDYMGDSSITGKPIGSDIKDGKITLPLIYALKNSSRKESRRVIKIIKNNPKIKDIYYVIDFVRSYGGIEYTLKIAEDYLDRAKHFISDFPESQVKESLMKLADFVLERVS
- the tatC gene encoding twin-arginine translocase subunit TatC, giving the protein MFNLSKSSTKLFKSMAEPRIENVKVNDAETYEKEMSFWEHLEELRSRIIKSLLGIVVGVVICAFFSDTIVNGILIVPAKKAGFTLQNLKPYGQFMLYMQVVIISGFVLSLPFTLYQFWKFVEPGLLPREKKYVLWIVAFSSLCFFAGIIFSYFVVLPISLRFFAGFGSQEIQNIIAINEYMSFVIGLMLASGVVFELPMLSFFLGRIGILTPAFMRHYRKHAVVVILIIAALLTPGPDIASQATLAIPLYLLYELSILIVHLTGKKTGL